Proteins from a single region of Ensifer adhaerens:
- the trxB gene encoding thioredoxin-disulfide reductase, whose translation MTARHVKVLIIGSGPAGYTAAIYTARAMLEPVLIAGMEQGGQLMITTDVENYPGYADPVQGPWMMEQMLKQATHVGAEIVNDLVTDVDLSVRPFRIKTDSGTDWTADALIIATGAKAKWLGIETEPTFMGFGVSACATCDGFFYRNKDVIVVGGGNSAVEEALYLSNLAKTVTVVHRRDSFRAEKILQERLFAKPNVKVIWDHEVVEYLGAPAKPPMPASVNGVKLRNTKTGETSDMVTDGVFVAIGHAPAVELFKGKLRQKSNGYLWTAADSTATDVPGVFAAGDVTDDIYRQAVTAAGMGCMAALEAEKYLAGHMPVAIAAE comes from the coding sequence ATGACTGCCCGTCACGTGAAAGTGCTGATCATCGGCTCCGGCCCGGCTGGCTATACGGCCGCCATCTATACGGCGCGCGCCATGCTTGAGCCGGTTTTGATCGCCGGCATGGAACAGGGCGGCCAGTTGATGATCACCACCGACGTGGAGAACTATCCGGGCTATGCCGATCCGGTTCAGGGTCCCTGGATGATGGAGCAGATGCTGAAGCAGGCGACCCATGTCGGCGCCGAGATCGTCAACGATCTCGTGACCGACGTCGATCTGTCGGTGCGCCCGTTCCGCATCAAGACCGATAGCGGTACCGACTGGACGGCGGACGCCCTGATCATCGCCACCGGCGCCAAGGCGAAGTGGCTCGGCATCGAGACCGAGCCGACCTTCATGGGCTTCGGCGTCTCGGCCTGCGCGACCTGTGACGGTTTCTTCTACCGCAACAAGGACGTGATCGTCGTCGGTGGCGGCAACTCGGCCGTGGAAGAAGCGCTGTACCTCTCGAACCTCGCCAAGACCGTCACCGTCGTGCACCGCCGCGATTCCTTCCGGGCTGAAAAGATCCTGCAAGAGCGCCTGTTCGCCAAGCCGAATGTCAAGGTGATCTGGGACCACGAGGTCGTCGAATATCTGGGTGCGCCCGCCAAGCCGCCAATGCCCGCATCGGTCAACGGCGTGAAGCTGCGCAACACCAAGACCGGCGAGACCTCGGACATGGTGACCGACGGCGTCTTCGTCGCGATCGGTCATGCCCCGGCGGTCGAACTTTTCAAAGGCAAGCTTCGGCAAAAGTCCAACGGCTATCTGTGGACCGCGGCCGATTCGACGGCGACCGACGTGCCCGGCGTTTTTGCCGCAGGCGACGTGACGGACGACATCTATCGTCAGGCGGTGACGGCGGCCGGCATGGGCTGCATGGCAGCGCTTGAGGCCGAGAAATACCTGGCGGGTCATATGCCCGTCGCAATTGCAGCCGAATAG